A window of Candidatus Scalindua japonica genomic DNA:
CCCAATGACCAGGGAAACACCTTGTCACCATGGGAACTGAAATTAGTGGTTCCATTAATTTCGACAACACTTCCATCATTTGGTTTCAGGATTAATGTTTTCATAATAAAAATGCTTATTTTAGTCAGGAAAATACTTCCCGCGATTTATAACGATTAATTCTGTGAAATAACTTCTCTGTTTGCTTCTCTATCTCCTCTATACTTTCAGAAGAAGGTTTCCGGAATCGGCTGCATGCAATTACATTTTCTTCAAGATGTTTTATGTTCTCCACACCCACTACAACGGTATCTACATCCTGTGAAAGAGCATAATGAAGGAGTTGAACTCTGGTGATATCAGGAGCTAATTCTGGTAATCGTCCGCTGGCAAAAACCTGCATTCCCATCACTCCAGTCTTCTTTTCCCTTGCAAGGGGAATAATATCTTTAATGTAACTATTCTCATGAACATCTGCCGGGTTAACAGGTATTAATACCGTGTCAAGGACTCCTTCACGTAAGGCTTTGGCCAGATATTGTGGAGAGGCATCACTGCTGGCACCAATAAAATTTATTACCCCTTCATCTTTGAGTCTGATAAGTGCCTTTATACCGGGATAATTTCCTTGAAACAATTGATGAAAATCACTTTCTGTATCCAGACAATGAATTTGCATTATATCGATTACATCAGTACGTAACTGATTAAGTGATTTTTCGATAGACCGCAAAATATTATCATAATCCCTGGACCTTGTTTTTGAAGCCAAAACGAATTCATGCCGTCGATGAGAAATATACTTTCCTATGTATTGTTGACTTTTACCATAATTAGGTGACGTGTCTATGTAACTGACACCTAAATCGAGCGCGTGATTCAGGATCTTATCAGCCCTTTTGTTCCAATAATAGTACTCTAGTACTCCCTGGCCTCCTAACGAAAAAATCGGGACTTCAAGATTTGTTTTTCCTAATCTTCTCTTCTGCATTACAGCACGATTTTGCATCTGGATAGAATTATTCGTGCATTTGTCTAAAACAAATCCTGTGATTGCCCCTTTAACTGCTTTTTTTAGATTGTAAAAACGATTATCTGATATAATAATTTCCATAGTAATATGATGAGAGTTAGTTAAGAAAATGTAGATATCGTTTTCTCAAATGATTTTGTGAAAGCCTTGAAAGAAAAATGTTCATTATAATAAGATTTGGCATTCCTTGAAACGGTCTTCAAAACATCAGGATTAGCCATAAGGTATTTAATTTTGTCTTTAATGGATTGACTACTTGCTTTTTCAACAAAGAAACCATTAATCCCGTCTTTGATGTGATCTGCTTGTCCACCTACTTTTGTCGATATTACAGGCAAACCCGAATACATGGCTTCTATTACCGTCATGCTCAAGCCTTCAGTTAAGGATGGAAAGACAAGAACGTTTGCTGACTTAAAATAATTCAGCATGATCTCACGAGACTGATGCCCACAAAGGATTATATTGTCTTCAAGGTTCAGTTCCTTTATCAGCTCTTTATATTCCGATGCAAGAGGTCCATCCCCAAAAATATATAGGTTGCACCTTTCCAGCCCCTGCATGGCTTTTATTATATGCCCAATCCCCTTGGTTTCTATGCCATTAATACGAACCAGTCTTCCTACAGCAACAATGTTAAAGAATCCATAATTTAAAGATACTGATTTAGTTTCAGGAATAAGATTTTCATCGAGTATGTTGGGCCATAGAATTATCTTTCTTTTCCATCTTAGAAGTAACTTTTCTTTAAACTCTGTGTTAGTGGTGGTAACAATATTATTTTTCTTTAACGCATAAAGAGTTTCTAGCTTTCGAAAAGTTGTTACCACTTCATCAACATCAGATCCCTGAGCATTCGTTATAGATTTTATTCCGAGTAAGCTTCCCATAAAAGCTGAGATAGTGCCGTAATCCAACATCATGCCTACAATGATATCCGGTTTAGTGTACCTTAGATGTAAAAGAATACGCAAATAACCAACAGTTGCCATATGTATAATTCCCAGAATGCGTGACCCGAGTATTCTATAGCGCAGAATTCTGAAAAATTTGACACCATGGTAAACTTCGCATGCCGGATCTTCAGGTGACAGCAGGCACGTGAGCACAGAAGTTTCATACCCTGCCTGTGCGAGTGCCGCTGCGTAGGAAAGTGTGCAGTTGCCAACACCGTTAGAAACCGGATGAGTAATACCAAAGATAAAAGTTACTTTTTTTCTATACATGCCATGGCTTTCTTAATAATACAAGTTGCGTTTTCCAGTCCCCAGTTCATTGCGTCTTCCATGTTTGAATACTGCCATAATCCATTACGACCGGTCGTTTTGATCTGTAAAGGAGCTAAACAATTATTCACTTTCTTTATATCTTCATCGTATTTGTCGTGATAAATCGGATATCCGTATTGAAAGAATTTAATGTTAACATCCAAAACATGATCTTTGTCACATATACCAAGATTTACCAGATCATCTAAACAATTTTCTTCTAATTCCTGTGGATATGAAGGTCCTGGAGGAAGAATGCATTCCAGGCATATTCCGCTTTCGCCATCAGGAACATTATCAGGAGAAAAGTTTTCTGAAAAAGATAATCTCTGGAAGGCTATAGAAGGGTACGGATAATAAATCCAATGTACTCCATCCTTAGACAATGCTGAACGGTGTGAAACTCTCACCATAATTATAACGACGGAAGAGTATTGCAGATTATGGGTTATAGATTCTGTGACTTCCAATTGAGGTGTTAAAATATCCAGTAATACAGGTAAAGGAATTGTTGAGATAAGATTATCATATTGTACTTCATCTCCATCTTCGAAGGTAATTGTTCTAGATATAGTGTTAATATTAATAGCATTTTTATTATATTGGATGTTCAGGTTTTCAGCGAAGATGTCACACATCTTTCCGGCCCCACCAGTTTTTGGGTATAAAAAGTATTGATTTGGATGGAACTGGTTATCGTTATTTTGAAAGGCACCGGAGATAATTTCTTTAATATCAGGTTGTGGAAAGAAACGTTCCGGCCATTTTGTTGATACATTTTCTAGATCCATTTGCATAAGTTTTTCATTATGAGGTATCAGGAAATCATAAGAGATAACTTCTCCATATGTACTTATCAACCATTCCTTAAAATTAAAACATTTACTATGCTGCTGCCGTTGCGCTTCAAAAAGACTATAAAGAGATTCTATCCTTCTTTCCAAGGGTAATCCGTGTAGATTTGCCTGATAGGGATAATTAACGAGATTCCCATCTAAATCTATTTTAACAGTTTTTTCCTGGCTGGTATGTTCACCATTTAAAAGAGATAAGAATAGATGGCGAATATGTTCTTTCTGAAAATAAAAAATATGAACACCCATATCAAAAAGTGTTTTTTCCACATATAATGATGAACTAAGCCCACCATATGAATTAGATTTTTCGAAAATTTCGTATGTGCGGTCAGCTTCGTTAAGCGAATAAGCTGTTGTAAGGCCTGTGAGACCTGCCCCGAGAATAATATTTTTTGTTTTCATAATCTTTTCACGTAAAATCGATTAGTCACTTACTTGATACAAATTCAGTTTAAAATTGTGACTAGGATAAAATCCCTTTAGACAGCCTCATATGTATTCTTTTAGCTAATGAAACATACTGGAATGGCAATAACTCCATTAGCAATGTTTTTGTATATGTTAAGGGTTTACACATCTTCCATTCCTGGCAATTCCTGCAGAATCTGGTATATATTTTATTTCTTAAATTATCCCGTAAGATCTTAAAATTATCAGATATCCATACTTCGTATAGGCTTTGTTCATTCAAATTACCTAAAGGGATATCACCATCAATATCATTCATGCAGAATGTGACAATACCGTTCCAGCAAATAAACATCGATGTCCATGGGTATGAACAGTGAGTAGTCTGGTCGCCATGGTTTTCCAAACTAAGGTTTTGATAAGAATTTCTTAACTGCCCCAGGCTTGCCATTGGGCTTATTCTCACCACATCAAAGATATTATTCCACTTTTTCTTGAACGCCTTTGCTTCGTGAACGTTAGTCTTCATGAGTATTATCTGTGCAACGGTAACCGGGCCTTTTTTCTTCAATTGTTTCTTAGAAGCAAAATATTGAGCAATATTATTATGAATAACATGGAAATCTGATCCGATACGAATTTTCTGGTAAGTAGACTCAGAAGCGGCATCTATTGAGAAAATCAGTGTGTCCAGTTTAGATGTTAGAATTTTTTCAATAATTGCATTATTCAGGCTTGTAATATTCGTATTTCCAATAACCTCCCTTACTCCTTTATTTTTTGCATATTCTATCATCTCAAAAATATCTGGATGTGAGAATGGCTCTCCCCATCCACTAAGATCAAGTGTTAATACTTTATTCCCTACTTCATCCATAATTTTCTTGAAAAGATTTAAGTCCATATAGTTTACTTCCCTTTTCATCAAGGGTCGATTACAGTGAATGCAGGACAAATTGCATGCGTTGGTAGCCTCAAGGAATATATATTTCGGAAAGCGGATTCTCCCGGCAGCAACACCTTTCCTATAATTACGAACCAGGTTTGTCTCTCTAAGTGTTCTATCTAACATATTTATTTTTTTACCCTGTGAAAAATTCAGCATATGATACTCTGTTTTTTGCTACCTTCCATAAGACATTCATAATATTCAAAGCCCAGAATTGATTTAGAATAAAAATGTGGAATAACAGGTGGGTATCCCCAAAGCTTCATCCATAGGTTTAAGATTGAAGATATCCATTTAACCAGCGGTTTGAATGTATAACTTGAGGCAATGACTAATAATTTTGCATGACCTGTTAACTGTCTAATATAAGGGTCATCTTTGCTGGCGTAAATAAGATGACTTAACCACAATGAAAATGTATTCTGAAAATTTAATTTTTTGAAATTGCATTTTGTAAATAGTCTGCTCCATTCAAGACAACTGTAAACTCTTTCATTTTCAAATGGTGAATCATTCATATTTCGTAGTGTTGTGAAACTAGAAACAAAAGTGCCTTTACATGGTTCCAATAAGATTATCCTGCCATTGGATTTCAGGCATCCCCAAATACTTCTTAACGTTTTCTTGATGTTAAAGGAGTGATGCAGACTATGTTTGGATACAACCGTATCAATATTTTCATTTCTAAATGGGAGGTAATTAAAATCCGCAATACAGAAATATTGGTTTTTTTTTCTGTTTTTTGACCAACTGGATAAATGATTTTTATCTTTATCAACAAGAATCAACATCTTATATTTTCCTTTGTCGACAGAAAAAATACTTTCTTTTCCGCATCCGATTTCCAAAACTTTCTTGCCTATACATAATGTATTGACATATTTTTGTAAATATATTGAAACAGGATCCATAACAATTTTATTTATCTGAGTATTTATAGCGTACAAACATTATTATTATTACTTTCCAGAAGAATTGCTTCTTCCCCTGGAGAGTTAACACTCTCAATAACATCCATCAGTATGTTATCAAGATGTTTTTCTGGCATCCACCCTGTAGCCGACTGTATTTTGGAAATGTCTGGTACACGTTGATGCATGTCCTCAAATCCCGAATTATAAGCCTGTTCATACGGGATGAACTTTATCTGTTCACTGTTTTCCATAGATTCAGTGTCTCTGGTTGTATATGATGTTCTGTGCTTGTTTATTGCCGCAAGGGTTCTGTGTGCCAGATTACTTATTGTGATCTCTTCCGTGGATCCTATATTAAATACACCGCCGATTGCCTCCGGGCACATGGTAAGTTGCAGAATTGCATTAACGGCATCATGTATATGCATAAAACATCGTGACTGTTTACCATTACCATAAACAGTTAGAGATTTACCTTGCAGAGCCTGTTGCACAAACCGCGGGATTACCATACCATAACGACCTGTCTGGCGTGGACCGACGGTATTGAACAATCTGAAAATAACAACTGGCAGGCCTTTTTCCTTGTAGTATGCCAGCGCCAGAAATTCATCAAGCATCTTAGAGGTGGCATAGGACCATCTACTACGGGTTGTGGCTCCAAGGACTACATCATCTTCTTCATTGAAAGGAATGCCGTTCCCTTTACCGTAAACTTCAGAAGTTGAAGCTAAAAGAACTTTAACACGATAACGTTGCGCTGCTTTTAGTATGGACTCTGTACCTAATACATTAGTTTCTATAGTGTGTACCGGTTTTTCCACAATAAGTTTAACACCCACCGCAGCGGCAAGATGGAAAATTACATCGCATTCGCTTACTAATCTATCTACTACAACATTGTTCGTGATGGAATCAATAGCAAAATTGAAGTCAGGTCGTTCTGTTAAGTGGGCAATATTTTCGAAAGATCCTGTTGAAAGATCATCTATAATTGTTACCTGGTAACCATACTCTAGTAGCCGTTCAGCCAAATGACTTCCGACAAATCCGGAACCACCGGTTACTAAAGCACGTAATTTGGAACTGGTTTTTTTATTTGAAATCATTTTTTCCTTTCTACAAAAACATATGAGTTAACGGTAACAAATTATTACCTTTTATATTAATAAAGTTGTTTAATTTTCTTGTAATAGTTCTTTCTCATTGAGTCTGGCAGATAGAATCATAGGCTCTGGCATTTTCTGCCCACGAAAATCTTTTGGCTGTCGCTCTGCTGTTTAATTCCATTTTTTTTCTCAAATCATCATCTGTTATCAATTGTTTCAACGCGTTTGATAACGATTCCTTATTATTAACAGGAACAATCAGGGCATTTTCCTCATTAATCAAGAAATTGTCTCCCGCCAGGTTTGAAGCTACTACAGGCAGCCCAGATGCCATTGCCTCTAAGAGTGCATTAGACATTCCTTCGTCAAGAGAAGTAAGTACGAAGATATCAGCCGTGTTGTATCTTATTGATATCTGCTTCCTTGAAATCCACCCTGTGAAACATACAGCATTTTGCAGGTGCAAATTCCTTGATAGTTTTTCTAGCATTCTCCTGGATGGCCCGTCACCAAGTATATCGAGGGTAAATTTCCCCTGTAAACCATTCTGATTCAGTATATAACACGCCTTCAGCAGATTACTCAGACCTTTCTGCACTGAAAGCCTTCCAACAGTCAGTATTCTTATTTTTGAAATTTCAGTATGTTTTCCGCATATTGGTTTATATTTATCAGTATCAACACCATTAGGAATAACTGATATTGTTTTATAAGGTTCAGTTTGTTTTGCCAGTTCATATAATCTGTAAGAATTTGCAATAACGTGTTCTGCCTCTTTCCAGACACTCTTAATAACAGGCTTGGTCAACAAGTGATAAAACCTGAGTTTTTGGACAAAAAATCCAGGAACATCTCCACCTCTTAATGAGATAACATATGGCAAACTGAATCTCTTCTTCATCCAGTAGGCTATTATTCCTGAGGGAATTCCAAAGAAAGCTACTACTTTCTCGGGTTTAAAATTATTAATGATGGTTTTACAGAAAAAAAGGCCACTTATTACAAAGGTGATCATTTCCAATACTGAACATCTGTCAATTTTCCTTCTGATCACAGGTGTGCGGAAAATACGAAAACCATCGTATGATTCCTCCCTCGGAAGGTTATGAAATGCAGATGTCAAAACAGCTATTTCATGACCCATCTGAGAAAGATGCCTTGCCAGATAATACGAAGCGTTACCGGCACCGCCACCTAAAGGAGGAAATTCATAGTTTATAATCAGGATTTTCATGAAAATATTTTATTAAACTTTATCCATAGTATATTTCAGGACCGTATCTACTGATAAATTTATTAAACATTTCAGTATTTGATTCTTTATAGTAATTTAATATATCTTCTCTTTCGCAAACTGTTAAATATTCGTTTGGTTTATCAATTGGCCTGGGGAATTTATCTTCTAGAAAGAATCTGAGTAATTCCTTTTCTTCATTGTTGAGTATGGGATGACATCTTTTTACTATTTCTAATCCTTTCTCAGAAAGACCAGGCCGCGCGTATGGCAGTTTAATGTTTTTGGTAGTTATGTTTACATTTATAGACTCAAAAAAATGTTTTATTACCTTCGTATTGTCTTTCGCTAACTCTTCATACGGGATTACGGTCATATTCTCATACCCGAACAATTGTTCATATTTTTCTAATAATGTGTACCAGTTAAAAGCGTACCTATCAATTCTGTTCAAGTATTCATGGAAGCTATGCTGATAAAGTCCGACTTTTAAACCATGGACATAAAATGATTCTAAAAAGGTATCCTGCCTTCTGACAAAAACACATATTTTGACGTTGAAATCGCGAAAAATGTACTTAATAACATTGGCTAATAATCCTGAATCCTTATATCCGGTGCGAGTCGTGCCGGAAAGTTCTTCATTGCTAATGATTATAGTTCTTTCGTGTAGATTATTATATTTCATAGAAATTTCATTGAGTATCGCGTCTAAATCTGATTCAGATCCATGTACTTTGCGATAAATTTCATTCACTAAACCAACGCTCTTCGTTTCATAAAAAGCAGAAGCATCTTCCTTTAATAAATTCATAATACTGAAAAGGAACCATTGAATTGCTGTTGTACCGGTTTTGTGTAAACCTATATGTAAATAAACAGTCTTCATTGATATAAATTTCTACTATATGAAATAAGTTAATGTATAAAATAATTATCCTGATGCTGAAAAAAACTATTGAAAACATTTAACACGCTTATGGAAGAAGAGAGTTGTTTTCAAGAGTAGTAATTTCTAATCCATATATATTTCTAATATGCAGACTTGCGTTAGACCTTTGTGCGTGATAAGCCTTGTTATTTATGGATATAATTTCAGGTTCAGAGGCCGAGACCTTATCTGACCATTTTGTACAATTATGACACTCATTTATCATATTATAGAGTCCTCTTTCCTGTGACTCAAATATATGTATTCTGTTTTCTGATAGCATAATCTCTTCAAATGATTGATCCTCTAAATTTCCTGCCACGTAATCACCGCATTGACATCCTTTTACTTTGCCATCATCTTCAATCATGAAGTATCCAGACAACCGATTGCAGAAAGTGCGGTTCAGCGGTGTATCTGAGGTATTATGTTGAGGATTGTGAGGATCGTTATATTTCTGTATCCACACAACATC
This region includes:
- a CDS encoding aldo/keto reductase; the protein is MEIIISDNRFYNLKKAVKGAITGFVLDKCTNNSIQMQNRAVMQKRRLGKTNLEVPIFSLGGQGVLEYYYWNKRADKILNHALDLGVSYIDTSPNYGKSQQYIGKYISHRRHEFVLASKTRSRDYDNILRSIEKSLNQLRTDVIDIMQIHCLDTESDFHQLFQGNYPGIKALIRLKDEGVINFIGASSDASPQYLAKALREGVLDTVLIPVNPADVHENSYIKDIIPLAREKKTGVMGMQVFASGRLPELAPDITRVQLLHYALSQDVDTVVVGVENIKHLEENVIACSRFRKPSSESIEEIEKQTEKLFHRINRYKSREVFS
- a CDS encoding glycosyltransferase family 4 protein produces the protein MYRKKVTFIFGITHPVSNGVGNCTLSYAAALAQAGYETSVLTCLLSPEDPACEVYHGVKFFRILRYRILGSRILGIIHMATVGYLRILLHLRYTKPDIIVGMMLDYGTISAFMGSLLGIKSITNAQGSDVDEVVTTFRKLETLYALKKNNIVTTTNTEFKEKLLLRWKRKIILWPNILDENLIPETKSVSLNYGFFNIVAVGRLVRINGIETKGIGHIIKAMQGLERCNLYIFGDGPLASEYKELIKELNLEDNIILCGHQSREIMLNYFKSANVLVFPSLTEGLSMTVIEAMYSGLPVISTKVGGQADHIKDGINGFFVEKASSQSIKDKIKYLMANPDVLKTVSRNAKSYYNEHFSFKAFTKSFEKTISTFS
- a CDS encoding protoporphyrinogen/coproporphyrinogen oxidase — protein: MKTKNIILGAGLTGLTTAYSLNEADRTYEIFEKSNSYGGLSSSLYVEKTLFDMGVHIFYFQKEHIRHLFLSLLNGEHTSQEKTVKIDLDGNLVNYPYQANLHGLPLERRIESLYSLFEAQRQQHSKCFNFKEWLISTYGEVISYDFLIPHNEKLMQMDLENVSTKWPERFFPQPDIKEIISGAFQNNDNQFHPNQYFLYPKTGGAGKMCDIFAENLNIQYNKNAININTISRTITFEDGDEVQYDNLISTIPLPVLLDILTPQLEVTESITHNLQYSSVVIIMVRVSHRSALSKDGVHWIYYPYPSIAFQRLSFSENFSPDNVPDGESGICLECILPPGPSYPQELEENCLDDLVNLGICDKDHVLDVNIKFFQYGYPIYHDKYDEDIKKVNNCLAPLQIKTTGRNGLWQYSNMEDAMNWGLENATCIIKKAMACIEKK
- a CDS encoding SPASM domain-containing protein translates to MLNFSQGKKINMLDRTLRETNLVRNYRKGVAAGRIRFPKYIFLEATNACNLSCIHCNRPLMKREVNYMDLNLFKKIMDEVGNKVLTLDLSGWGEPFSHPDIFEMIEYAKNKGVREVIGNTNITSLNNAIIEKILTSKLDTLIFSIDAASESTYQKIRIGSDFHVIHNNIAQYFASKKQLKKKGPVTVAQIILMKTNVHEAKAFKKKWNNIFDVVRISPMASLGQLRNSYQNLSLENHGDQTTHCSYPWTSMFICWNGIVTFCMNDIDGDIPLGNLNEQSLYEVWISDNFKILRDNLRNKIYTRFCRNCQEWKMCKPLTYTKTLLMELLPFQYVSLAKRIHMRLSKGILS
- a CDS encoding class I SAM-dependent methyltransferase; this translates as MDPVSIYLQKYVNTLCIGKKVLEIGCGKESIFSVDKGKYKMLILVDKDKNHLSSWSKNRKKNQYFCIADFNYLPFRNENIDTVVSKHSLHHSFNIKKTLRSIWGCLKSNGRIILLEPCKGTFVSSFTTLRNMNDSPFENERVYSCLEWSRLFTKCNFKKLNFQNTFSLWLSHLIYASKDDPYIRQLTGHAKLLVIASSYTFKPLVKWISSILNLWMKLWGYPPVIPHFYSKSILGFEYYECLMEGSKKQSIIC
- a CDS encoding NAD-dependent epimerase/dehydratase family protein, which codes for MISNKKTSSKLRALVTGGSGFVGSHLAERLLEYGYQVTIIDDLSTGSFENIAHLTERPDFNFAIDSITNNVVVDRLVSECDVIFHLAAAVGVKLIVEKPVHTIETNVLGTESILKAAQRYRVKVLLASTSEVYGKGNGIPFNEEDDVVLGATTRSRWSYATSKMLDEFLALAYYKEKGLPVVIFRLFNTVGPRQTGRYGMVIPRFVQQALQGKSLTVYGNGKQSRCFMHIHDAVNAILQLTMCPEAIGGVFNIGSTEEITISNLAHRTLAAINKHRTSYTTRDTESMENSEQIKFIPYEQAYNSGFEDMHQRVPDISKIQSATGWMPEKHLDNILMDVIESVNSPGEEAILLESNNNNVCTL
- a CDS encoding glycosyltransferase family 4 protein, with protein sequence MKILIINYEFPPLGGGAGNASYYLARHLSQMGHEIAVLTSAFHNLPREESYDGFRIFRTPVIRRKIDRCSVLEMITFVISGLFFCKTIINNFKPEKVVAFFGIPSGIIAYWMKKRFSLPYVISLRGGDVPGFFVQKLRFYHLLTKPVIKSVWKEAEHVIANSYRLYELAKQTEPYKTISVIPNGVDTDKYKPICGKHTEISKIRILTVGRLSVQKGLSNLLKACYILNQNGLQGKFTLDILGDGPSRRMLEKLSRNLHLQNAVCFTGWISRKQISIRYNTADIFVLTSLDEGMSNALLEAMASGLPVVASNLAGDNFLINEENALIVPVNNKESLSNALKQLITDDDLRKKMELNSRATAKRFSWAENARAYDSICQTQ
- a CDS encoding sulfotransferase domain-containing protein — translated: MKTVYLHIGLHKTGTTAIQWFLFSIMNLLKEDASAFYETKSVGLVNEIYRKVHGSESDLDAILNEISMKYNNLHERTIIISNEELSGTTRTGYKDSGLLANVIKYIFRDFNVKICVFVRRQDTFLESFYVHGLKVGLYQHSFHEYLNRIDRYAFNWYTLLEKYEQLFGYENMTVIPYEELAKDNTKVIKHFFESINVNITTKNIKLPYARPGLSEKGLEIVKRCHPILNNEEKELLRFFLEDKFPRPIDKPNEYLTVCEREDILNYYKESNTEMFNKFISRYGPEIYYG